A stretch of DNA from Kwoniella mangroviensis CBS 8507 chromosome 1 map unlocalized Ctg01, whole genome shotgun sequence:
TCTCCGGGCGGCTATTGATggcgaagatgatttgagagACGAGAACAGGCGGCGAATTCTGCAGATCGAGCAAGAGGATCGAGAGAATGGTAAGGCCCGTGAAAAAGTCAAGAAGGAATCAAAAGAAAAGGTTGAGCAGccggaggaagagaagtggGATGTGCAGACCATTCTTTGTGAGTGAAACTGATCTCTCATAGTTCACGCTCTTCGGCTAACCCGTTGACTAGCTACGTACACCAATACCGAAAATCATCCTGGTATGATCCGATCCCGAAATGCTGCTCAGATGAAAGCCCGAGCAGAAAGACAGGCTgccgctgccgctgctgctgaggtGGACGGCcaggaagaaggggatgcTACCGACTCAGGCTCTGAGACTGAACGGGAGACACCTAGAGTAACCGTTGCTCGACCGAAGGGTGAATTAgctgaggagaagaaggcaaGAAAGGCAGCAGTTAAAGCCGAACGAGCGGTGAGTGACATTCTGCATGTGGATTCTATGTATGAACTGTATCATTGTACACTAATATTGGTTTTGATCGCATCTCAGGCTCGACGAGCGGAAAAGAAGTCCCATACCGAGACCTTTTCCACCGAGAGAAAGCGACAACTTGCGAGCCACAAGAAGCTGGTCAGCAATGGTCGTGCTGCAGATGTAGCAGTCGGAAACAAAGGAGTTGTCTCGTTGAGCTAGGATAGGTTATTCACGCATACAAGTGtcatccatcgtcattctgCGTGCTGTCTTttattgttgtatatatatcccACATGTTTCATGACGATGCATCAGATGTTTTGACATGTTGGGAGTATCGCTTCTATCGGTGATAACATCAACACTCTATCGGAGTTTAAAACTGGTGAAGGTTGTGTCACTTGCCTCTCCACCATAGTTGTTTGCCACACGGTGATATGATCGGTGATTATGTTATGCTGGTTTTCAGGATCTCTTTGTAATTTGCCACACTCGATCCACTCACCCACTCACTCACTGTAGCAGCGATCCACTGTGGATTCTCCTTTTAGCACAATTTCCATTGCCACCATACCAAGACGTTCTTCTCtgatctcaccatcctccatctcttaTAACCTCCAAATCCTCAAAAAGAACATCTACGCAGGTCTCGTCAGCATCGACATTCTTGCGATCTCCATATACACACCAAATACACCAACGAACACCAAAAAGTAACAGATAATCAAAATGGTAAGTTTTCGACTCACTTGGTCGTGTGGACTGTAAGAACATTGCGTGATCGGATGTGCTTGTTGGATTGGGTTCATCAGGAGACAGTTAGAAGCGTCAAcgaagaaggaatgatggtGGTCGAGGGTGGGAAGGGGGTAGCGTTGATGGACAGGAAAAATCGATCGGATCGAGGGTGAATAGAGTGATGTGATGGGATCGATGGGAATATGGCATTGGACACTGTCCTGGTTGTATCTGTCGTTACGCTTCCTGCCGATCCCATCACCTGCTCAGCAATATGGAGTCGAGATGAAAGTCGAATTGTTGGGAATCTACCAGAATTGGCGCATCCGATCTCGCATTGTTCTTATAGCATAAATACATCAACTGTAAAAACCATCGTGCTAATCCAAAATCCTACATAGGTTCTCGCCGTCGACCTCCTCAACAGACCTGCTGATGTTCAAGCCCGAACTCACAAGCTCAAGAAAGTTGTCCCAGAGCCAAACTCATTCTTCATGGATGTTAAGTGCCCAGGTTGTTTCGCCATCACGTAagttcctctttcaccttttccCCAGTCAAGCCGACAGTGGCAAATTCTACGGACCAAgcctttcatcctcatcagtcCTATTTATATTACCAAATACCCGAGGCAAATCAATATTGACATAAATCTGTCCCAATAGCACCGTCTTCTCCCACGCTTCCACCGTCGTTCAATGCCAAGGATGTGCTACCGCCCTTTGTCAACCAACCGGTGGTAAGGCTAAGTTgactgaaggtgagtttttgCTCCTGGTCATTTCCTGGGTGACAGAGTGTAAACTTATTCTGgtttctttccatctcgCTAGGCTGCTCTTTCCGAAGAAAGAACTAAACTGGATATCAAGGAAATCAGATAAACTTGGTCTAGCTTCGGAGGAAGGGGTTAGATCAGGCGGGTTGGTTGGGATTCAGATTCGGTTCTTTTTTAGCATGCTCTTCATGTCATTATTATCATTACGCTACGTTGGATTCTTTGGGTTCGGGATCATCAAGGATGCTGTTGCTGGGATCGGAGCTAGCATAGTACGTGCGACAACAACGGACTGATTGAGATACGAAATTGTCGGAACGAGAATCGCGAAGTCGTATCCGACTATGCCTTAGCCCAAGTCCAACACCGAACTCTGAAGGAGAGTCTCCTGTATGCTTGGGCTCGCAATGATGCCTGCACTGATCGATTAGATCCAACACTAACGGTAAATGCATGCAGATGAATTGACATCCTACTAATCACAATAACCAAGTCTGACTTGTTTCGTCTAGTACATCCCTCCAGTCTCATGGCTACCTTTTGGGTTGATCACCTTAGACCAGTTCCTCTCGAATTTGGTCAGTAGTCCACCGTACAAAGTAAGGATGGAACGAAGGTACGATCGAAGCAAGAAATGGTCGAATCGGTCGCTCTGATTAAAACCGGACAAGAAGATTCAGCTCATTCAAACGATTTGATGATCGTCCTATTAGCTCACCGCAGCAATAGCACCCTACCGGAACAGCCAAGTATATCAGTACTCTCTTACATTGCAGTACAATCCATAAAGAGACAATGTACGCACAGCAAAATCTTGGAAGTTTGGGAACTTCGCCCAATCCATCGCCAATTTCAGTCTATCAGCATGATGGGCTCGTACACCATTTTGCATCGAGTTGGATTTCTTGTAAGCATCGGTAAGTTGagagatcaagtgagctTGAACATCGGCACCTAGATTAATTGCTATT
This window harbors:
- a CDS encoding 40S ribosomal protein S27, producing the protein MVLAVDLLNRPADVQARTHKLKKVVPEPNSFFMDVKCPGCFAITTVFSHASTVVQCQGCATALCQPTGGKAKLTEGCSFRRKN